From the genome of Salvelinus fontinalis isolate EN_2023a chromosome 20, ASM2944872v1, whole genome shotgun sequence, one region includes:
- the LOC129817389 gene encoding cdc42 effector protein 3-like has product MPLKTTLYLKSASMRWPRKQKRRELLSVNMISLPLGDFRHLSHIGLDAHGDVFGDLATFQRTGSLILHSSQSHQDLYSNITPNETPPPPPKPPRLLRAEEMDSHAAKARTHPQASRNQRSLFLPLLDVVEVMEDDRLHHKEEVKQEQEKEEGGLTMGSDGSELNTAPQQAPCPPVEVPPGVDEDSSFVLNLDLGPSILEDVLQVMNKLHQ; this is encoded by the coding sequence ATGCCTCTGAAGACCACCTTATACCTCAAATCAGCCAGCATGCGCTGGCCCCGCAAGCAGAAGCGCCGTGAGCTGCTATCAGTCAACATGATTAGCCTACCCTTAGGTGACTTCCGCCACCTCTCCCACATCGGATTGGATGCCCACGGGGATGTCTTCGGCGACCTCGCAACCTTCCAGCGGACTGGTAGTCTCATCCTCCACAGCTCTCAAAGCCACCAGGACCTCTACTCCAACATCACCCCCAATGAGACCCCCCCACCTCCACCCAAGCCCCCACGCCTCCTCAGGGCAGAAGAGATGGATTCACATGCCGCCAAAGCCAGAACCCATCCCCAGGCTTCCAGAAACCAGAGGTCCCTCTTCCTGCCTTTACTGGATGTTGTGGAGGTAATGGAGGATGACAGGTTGCACCACAAAGAAGAGGTAAAGCAGGAGCaggaaaaggaggagggagggttaACGATGGGGTCGGATGGATCCGAATTGAACACGGCCCCCCAACAGGCTCCTTGTCCCCCAGTGGAGGTCCCTCCAGGGGTCGATGAAGACTCGTCTTTTGTCCTGAACCTTGACTTGGGGCCGTCCATACTAGAAGATGTGCTGCAAGTGATGAACAAGCTTCACCAGTGA